AGCACGATGCGTGCAGCTGCGGACTTGTCCACCCCGGCAGCATGGCTGAACAGGTTCATGAGCGCCGTTCCTGCCCAAGGATGACCCATTTGCTGAAATAGCACCTCGTAGTAGCGAGCCAGGGCGGCCATCTGTGGACCGTCACCGCTATCAACCTCCGCGGCTCCGTTGTGCAGGCCGGCCAGTAGGAAGGGCAGTGATGAGTCGGAGACCCAAGGCTGCGTCAGGGCTTGGACGGAGAGTTTCTGCAGGTTGCTAGACCTGTGGGAAGGCAGCGTTGCCCGCCAGAGGCCCGCGTAAGCAACTGCCAGCCAGGCCGAAGCATGGTCCGGTTCAGAATCGATGACCTGTGCAACTGCATCGAGGACCAACCGCACCACGCCCTGCGGATCGCTCCAGGCCGTCGGTCGTGCGATCGCGGCAGCAACCCCTCGTGCGTGCCAGCCGTCGGCTTGCGCTGCGAAACCGTACAGGTCGCTAGAGAAGGGGATGTCCATGTAGAAATGCCGCAGGAGTTCCGCTCTCAGGGCCATTGCCTCCTGCGGTGTCATGGTCTGCTGGCGTTGGCATGCGTCGATCAGGGCGAGCGTTCCGAATGCGGGTACACCCGCCGACCGGGCGAACGTGCGCAGAGCTCAGTCGTCGCACCACAACACCAGGCCGTGCTCCTTGGCATGATCCAAGGCCGTGAGCCATACCTCCGTGCCGCGGCCGGCACGCAACCCCGGCAGTGCACGCAGCTCTGGTCGAGCCACTCGGGGCAGTGAGCGCACGATGTCGGCGGCACGCTCAAGGGTGCGACGCAAGGCACGCACCTGCCCGTCCGGAACAACGTGAAGAGTCGGCCGCGATTCGTCCTCGTTCCAGACCAGCGTGACATCGGACCGCAGGGCGAAAGAGTCGACGGCGTGGAAAACGTCGCCGGCGATCTGGTCGGTTGTCACGATGCTCTGGCAGGAGCCGATGAGCCGTTCGGCGGCGCCCGGCCCCAACAGGGCGAGAGACACCACCGCGCTCGTATCCACGACCACCCGCCGGGTCAGCGCGACCTGGATTGCGCCTGCTTCCACAGTGATTGCGGACGGGTCGGAGGCGAACAGGCCAGGACGCTCTGCAGTGAGCCGCAGGCTGGATCTCCCTCACGACGTGGACGGCGAGACCGGTGAGTTACCCAGACTCTCCAGCAGCGGCTTGCCGCCACGAGCCACTACTTCTCCCAAAAAACGCATGATGCGGGCGATTGCAGCCAGACCGCCCTGGCACCCGCAGACTGCCGGTCTCACGCAGCGTGACGATCCAAAATGCGTGCCCTTCACTGGTTGCGCATTTGCCTCGGACAACCGGTCCGGAACCGTTGCGCACGTCTGCTGGAACCGCAGGCCACAGCTCCGGCGTTGCGCACGAAATCGCGCACCCTACACTCCTTTTGTAGGATCCGCGGATCCGCAACTACCTCTTGTCGATCCTTTGTGATCCTTAGGTGCCTCGCGATGCTGAGTCGCCATATGGGACAGATGCGGTGAGTGCCCCGAAGGGATACGGACGCTGCGCGCAGCCTGGGCGGCCCACTCCTCCTGAACGGCCGGCGGCAGCGCCGGATCCTCGGTGGCCACGATGTAGGTGAGAGGGAGGCCCGTGGGGGCGGCGCCGAGCGTCTGGGTAAAGGCGCCCATCCCCTGCCAGTCGAGTCGTTCAACGGCTTCGCCGGCCAGCTGGGGATCGACGCCGCTGAAAATCGACTCTCTCGCGTCTCCGGCCTTGACCGCAAGGCCGTCGGACGAGTGAATCCAGGTGGGCGGGAAGTCTCCGCCCATCCACTTCATCATGGAGACGCCCGGGACCAACACGAAGGCAGCGATGTAGACGAGTTCGGTGACCTGGCCGGCATCAGCGGCGGCCCACGTCGCGGGAACGCCGCCGTAGGAGTGGGCAGCCAGAACGACGCGCCCGTCGACGGAGTCGATCTCGGCGCGTACGGTCGCGACGTCCTCGGTCAGCCCTCGCGTCGCGGCGCTGTCCGGTCCTCGAGTGGGGGCCGATCGGTT
This window of the Streptomyces sp. NBC_01275 genome carries:
- a CDS encoding alpha/beta hydrolase, giving the protein MPCDDLPFNRSAPTRGPDSAATRGLTEDVATVRAEIDSVDGRVVLAAHSYGGVPATWAAADAGQVTELVYIAAFVLVPGVSMMKWMGGDFPPTWIHSSDGLAVKAGDARESIFSGVDPQLAGEAVERLDWQGMGAFTQTLGAAPTGLPLTYIVATEDPALPPAVQEEWAAQAARSVRIPSGHSPHLSHMATQHREAPKDHKGSTRGSCGSADPTKGV